One genomic region from Hirundo rustica isolate bHirRus1 chromosome 5, bHirRus1.pri.v3, whole genome shotgun sequence encodes:
- the EXOC1L gene encoding exocyst complex component 1-like has protein sequence MSSLVKEDLMKKLFGPRRRRLHEFIEVEGAGAQRYYLCAAVTKSKEVEICMVKHWRVDREEKYEIVEKLFLKDLEMIDGKEADTDNPYFDMHFHKVYNMEAYSCASKYTFARTLNKLNAMYLKKNFKIVNFDDTYLNDDSFWSSSNRDFLVVMRVCFYASNLLCLSLCRLS, from the exons ATGTCCTCGCTGGTGAAGGAGGATCTGATGAAGAAGCTGTTCGGCCCGCGGCGGCGGAGGCTGCACGAGTTCATCGAGGTGGAGGGCGCGGGCGCCCAGCGCTACTACCTGTGCGCCGCAG taaCTAAAAGTAAAGAAGTAGAAATATGTATGGTTAAACACTGGCGAGTGGACCGAGAGGAGAAATATGAAATAGTTGAAAAGTTGTTTTTGAAAGATCTGGAGATGATTGATGGAAAAGAAGCGGATACA GATAATCCATATTTTGATATGCATTTCCACAAAGTCTACAATATGGAAGCATATAGTTGTGCATCAAAATATACCTTTGCTCGAACACTAAACAAACTGAATGCGATGTACCTTAAGAAGAACTTCAAGATTGTGAACTTTGATGACACCTACCTAAATGATGATTCATTCTGGTCATCCAGCAATAGAGATTTCTTAGTAGTTATGAGGGTTTGCTTCTATGCTTCCAACCTTTTATGTCTCTCCCTCTGTCGCCTCTCCTGA